The sequence below is a genomic window from Mycobacteroides abscessus ATCC 19977.
GGATATCTCGAAGGCCGTCGGCCTCGGATTCTCCGAAGGTGCGGCCGGCTCGAACTACGAGCGGATGAAGCAGAAGGTCCACGACGAGCTCAAGAAGCACTTCCGTCCTGAGTTCCTCAACCGCATCGATGACATCATCGTCTTCGAGCAGCTGACGCAGGAACAGATCATCGAGATGGTCGACCTGATGATCGGGCGGGTGGGCAAGCAGCTCAAGACCAAAGACATGGCCATGGAGCTCACCGACAAGGCCAAGTCGCTGCTGGCCAAGCGCGGATTCGATCCGGTGCTAGGCGCCCGCCCGCTGCGTCGGACCATTCAGCGCGAGATCGAGGACGCACTCTCGGAGAAGATTCTCTTCAACGAGGTCGGTCCCGGCGAGCTGGTCACCGTCGACGTCGAGAACTGGGACGGCGAGAGTGCCGGCGAGGACGCGAAGTTCACCTTCGTCGGCCGTCCGAAGCCCGCACTGGTCGCCGGTGAGGAGCCTGCCGCCGACCTGGCCGCCTCCGCCTCGGAGTAAATCGGTTCTGATCGAACGCCCGGCTGTCGCATTATGCGGCGGCCGGGCGTTCGGCTTTTCGGGGAAGCCTTCCGCGCCGACACGCCGCGTTTGGAGCCCGTATCTCGGGCGATGCGTCAAAAACCGTAGTTTCGCCGCGTCGGTACAGGGGCGCGTCGGTACAGGGGCTCAGAATCCCTTGCTGCGCAGGTAGTTCGCCAGGGTGACGATGGCGTCGGGGTTGCGTGGCCCTTCGACGAGTGCGGCGTAGGGCAGCACGATGAAGTTTTCGTCTCGTACCGCCTGGGTGTGCCGCATCAGCGGTTGCGCCTTGAGCAGGTCGATCTTTGCCTGTGCGGTGTTGTTGGGCCCCACGCCGTAGTCGCAGACGATGATCACCTGCGGGTCTCGCTGGGCCGCGGTTTCCCAGGCGCTGGTGGTCCAACTGTCGTTGAGATCGGAGAATATATTGCGGCCGCCTGCCTTCTCGATGATCTGCTGCGGCGCCGCCGTCCTACCCGACGTGAACGGCTCGGCATCACCGCTGTCATATAGGAAGACACGTACGGGTGCCTGCTCGTGCGGGGCGTGGGACTGCACGTCTTCGATGGTCTGGCGGTATGAGGCGATCAGGTCACGCGCCCGGTCCTGGACCCCGAAGATGATCCCTAAGTTGGTGAGGTCTTCGTAGAGGGCCTCCAGGGGCGCCTTGATTCCGCGTCGCGCGGTGCCGGACTGCCGGCAGGCCTCTGTCAGC
It includes:
- a CDS encoding ABC transporter substrate-binding protein, giving the protein MKALIGSVAALALLTTSCATIDEASTATDHVSVDNCGAPLQVPVPVTRVVSNDTGVTELLFALGLQDRMAGYFLDSGQDRDISTSPWKAQFESTTNLGQGFTREAVQTARPDLVFAGWNYGFSETSGLTPDWVRSIGAVPYQLTEACRQSGTARRGIKAPLEALYEDLTNLGIIFGVQDRARDLIASYRQTIEDVQSHAPHEQAPVRVFLYDSGDAEPFTSGRTAAPQQIIEKAGGRNIFSDLNDSWTTSAWETAAQRDPQVIIVCDYGVGPNNTAQAKIDLLKAQPLMRHTQAVRDENFIVLPYAALVEGPRNPDAIVTLANYLRSKGF